Proteins encoded by one window of uncultured Draconibacterium sp.:
- a CDS encoding maltose acetyltransferase domain-containing protein, with protein sequence MTEKEKARKGLLYNPNKNKELIAEILRCKQRCFEYNQTPFELEEEERTVLIKKIIGKTKGNPIVVSPFYCDYGSNIEMGENFFANHNLVLLGGAKITFGDNVFIGPNCCLSTAGHPIDKNQRNEGLEFACMNLGVS encoded by the coding sequence ATGACAGAAAAGGAAAAAGCCCGGAAAGGTTTATTATACAATCCCAATAAAAACAAAGAACTAATTGCAGAAATACTTCGCTGCAAACAACGCTGCTTCGAATACAACCAGACTCCATTTGAGTTAGAAGAAGAAGAACGTACTGTTTTAATTAAAAAAATTATTGGAAAAACGAAGGGTAATCCTATTGTCGTTTCGCCGTTTTATTGCGATTATGGTAGTAATATAGAGATGGGCGAAAATTTCTTTGCCAATCATAACCTGGTTTTATTGGGCGGTGCAAAAATAACTTTTGGCGATAACGTGTTTATTGGTCCCAATTGTTGTCTCTCAACTGCCGGTCACCCCATTGATAAAAACCAGAGAAATGAAGGATTGGAATTTGCCTGTATGAACTTAGGTGTAAGTTAA
- a CDS encoding FadR/GntR family transcriptional regulator — protein MDILENFKAIEVESPVDKIIKQIRNSIVSGQMKPGEKLPSERKLSESFGIGRTYVRDAIKKLEFYGILKTLPQSGTIVSGADISAMEGLISNVIKLNENDFFHLVETRVVMETYACGQAAVRRSNRDIADLEEKLDEYKQRVDANLPGVKEDFNFHIQITEASQNKVIKSLMLILIPDILEIYRKLNVCGEGRFYKSFDEHKVILDCIIKQDAKGAEEAMRVHLKDVVNFSLSYKGNE, from the coding sequence ATGGATATTTTAGAAAACTTTAAAGCGATAGAAGTAGAAAGCCCGGTAGATAAAATAATTAAACAGATACGTAATTCAATCGTATCGGGGCAAATGAAACCGGGGGAAAAGTTACCCTCTGAAAGAAAACTATCGGAGTCATTCGGAATTGGTCGTACTTATGTACGCGATGCGATAAAGAAATTGGAGTTTTATGGTATTCTCAAAACATTACCGCAAAGTGGAACAATCGTTTCCGGTGCTGATATTTCAGCAATGGAAGGATTAATATCAAATGTCATAAAATTGAATGAGAATGATTTCTTCCATTTGGTTGAGACACGTGTAGTTATGGAAACCTATGCATGTGGACAGGCTGCTGTTCGTCGTTCAAACCGCGATATTGCTGATCTGGAAGAAAAACTTGATGAATACAAGCAACGTGTTGATGCAAATTTGCCAGGGGTTAAGGAGGACTTTAACTTTCATATACAAATTACCGAAGCCAGCCAGAATAAGGTGATAAAATCTTTAATGCTGATTCTGATACCTGACATCCTTGAGATTTACAGAAAATTAAATGTATGTGGTGAAGGACGGTTTTATAAATCGTTTGACGAGCATAAGGTAATACTGGATTGCATCATTAAGCAAGATGCTAAAGGTGCAGAAGAGGCCATGCGAGTACACTTAAAGGATGTTGTAAACTTCAGCCTATCCTATAAAGGAAACGAATAG